From the genome of Pseudomonas migulae:
AACACCCGCACCACGTCCTCGTTAAAGGCGAAGTCAGGCACCTGGGCCAAAGGCTGGGCGAAAAGGCGATCGGGTTCTTTGCTCACGGCGGTTCCAGCGGCGTAGGTGGAAAAGGCCGGCATTTTAGCCAACTTGGCGCGGGGATGCGCGGGTTGTCGGATGGGGTGAGGGGATTTATCTGTGGCGAGGGGATTTATCCCCGTTGGACTGCGCAGCAGTCCTTGAGTCGTCGCTTGGCGCCTGCTTCGCAGCCGAACGGGGATAAATCCCCTCGCCACAGGGGTCAGTGTTGTTTTTGAGTGAACGCCGACGCCGTGATACCCCATTGCCCCAGCCAGTAACTGAGGATAATCACGTAAGGCGCGGCATTAAACGGCGCAACAAACCGGTTGATACCAATCACGCTGTCCGAGAACACAAACGCCAGCGCACCCGCTGCCGCCAGGAGTGCCGAGCGTTTTGGGATGTCGGTGCCCAGGCGAGCCAGCGCCCTCCAGAGCATGGCGCTGATGGCCAGGCCATAGACAATCACCGGGATCAGCAATGGACCCAGCCCATTGGCAATCAAAATCCCCAGCAACACCGCGCCGACAGCCAGCGCGATAATCAGCGGTAGCAGCGCCAATCGCCGGCAATCGCTCAAGTAGGCCTTCAGATACGCCAGATGCGCGACCAGGAACGCCCCGAGACCAAACACAAACAAATCCACCGGCCACGCCAGCAATACGTCGCCGAGCAGGGAAAAAATCAATCCAAGGCTGATCCAGCGCCGATACTCGCTGGGCGGTGCGTCGTGCAGCCAACCGAGCAAGGCCAGGACGGGCATCGGTTTGACCAGCAGGCAAAGCAGCGTGGCATGCACACTCACGCCGTAGAGAAAGGTCACCGCGCCCATCAGCGCCAGGATCAGCCAGCCCACGATCAGTTAACCGAGATCGCGCAGTCGAAGGTTTCTACCGCCGGCACTTCAGGTGCCCAAGGCTGTTGCGACGTCAGGCGCAAACGCCCCGAGCCGGCCGCGAACGCCTGGAAGCGCCAGGTCGACACACCGGCGGCGCCCACGACACCGGCATCTTCCGGGTTTCGATAAACCTCCGGCCCGAGTGCGCGCAATACACCCCCCGCCGAATCCTGGATCGCCCAGCGGTAACCCGTGGTCGGGTTGCTTGGCAGGGTCAGGATCAGGTTTTGCCCGTTGTGCATCTTCACCGGGCATGCGCTTTGTTTTTCCACAGTCACGTTCTGTTTGGGTTGCGTAGTACAAGCGGTCAGCAGGACGAGCGCGAGGGGGATAAACAGGCGGGTGGGGGACATAAGGTCAGTGGCTCCGGCATTCACGACGAACGGCGAGCATAACTGAAGATGAGACAAATTGTGACGGACAGCGGGAGAGATGTCGTCCGGGCTGACGCCTTCGCGGGCAAGCCTCGCTCCTACAGATTGTGTGTTACACCACATTGGGTACGACACATGACCGTATGAGCGAGGCTTGCCCGCGAAAGCGATCTTGCAAACGCTACAGGACCGTCAGAACAGAATCTTCGCCACATCCGCAAAGCGCTTGGCAAAGTGCACGGTAATCCCTTCCTTCAGATAATCCGGCAATTCCTCAAAACTCCCACGGTTAGGCTCCGGCAGAATCAGTTCGAAGATCTTCTGCCGCCGCGCCGCAATCACCTTCTCGCGCACCCCGCCAATCGGCAATACATGCCCGGTCAGCGTCAGTTCGCCAGTCATGGCGACGCCTTTTTTCGGCGGCTGGTTGCGGGCCAGGGACAGCAGGGCGCTGGCCATGGTCACACCGGCACTCGGGCCGTCTTTCGGGGTGGCGCCTTCCGGGACGTGCAGGTGGACGAACGCTTCGTCGAAGAACTTCGGATCACCGCCAAACGACTTCAGGTTGGAGCTGACGTAGCTGTAGGCGATTTCCGCCGACTCTTTCATCACATCACCCAATTGCCCGGTCAGTTTAAAGCCCCGGTTGAGCGTGTGAATCCGCGTCGCTTCGATCGGCAGGGTTGCGCCGCCCATGCTGGTCCAGGCCAGGCCGGTGATCACGCCGGTGCCGGACAGCACTTGCTCATTGCGGAACACCGGATGACCCAGTGACGCTTCGAGATCCTTCGGCGCAATTTTGATCACCGCTTTCGGTTCGTCGATCAGCTTCACCACGGCTTTACGCACCAGTTTGCCCAGTTGTTTTTCCAACTGGCGCACCCCGGCTTCACGGGCATAACCGTCGATCAGTGCCTTCAATGCGCTGTCGCTGATCGACAGGCTGCCTTTGGACACACCGGCCTTTTCCAGTTGTTTCGGCCACAGGTGACGCTTGGCGATGGCGATTTTTTCTTCGGTGATGTAGCCCGACAGGCGAATCACTTCCATCCGGTCCAGCAATGGGCCGGGGATTGAATCGAGGGTGTTGGCGGTGCAGACGAACAGCACTTTCGACAGGTCCAGACGCAGGTCCAGGTAGTGGTCGAGAAACTCGACGTTCTGCTCCGGGTCAAGGGTTTCCAGCAGCGCCGAGGCCGGGTCGCCCTGGTAGCTCTGGCCCATCTTGTCGATCTCGTCGAGCATGATCACCGGGTTCATCACTTCGACGTCTTTCAACGCCTGCACCAGTTTGCCCGGCTGCGCGCCGATGTAGGTGCGGCGGTGGCCCTTGATCTCGGCTTCGTCGCGCATGCCGCCGAGGCTGAAGCGATAGAACGGTCGGCCAAGGGATTCGGCGATGGATTTGCCGACGCTGGTCTTGCCCACGCCCGGCGGACCCACCAGCAGCACGATGGAACCGCTGATCTCGCCTTTATAGGCACCGACCGCGAGGAATTCGAGGATGCGGTCCTTGATGTCGTCGAGGCCGGCGTGGTGCTTGTCCAGCACCTTGCGCGCGTGCTTGAGGTCGAGTTTGTCCTCGCCGTACACGCCCCACGGCACCGAGGTGGCCCAGTCGAGGTAGTTGCGGGTGACCGCGTACTCCGGCGATCCGGTTTCGAGGATCGACAGCTTGTTCATTTCCTCTTCGATGCGTTTCTGCGCCTGCGCCGACAACACCTTGCCTTCCAGACGTTGCTCGAACTGCTCGATGTCGGCGCTGCGGTCGTCCTTGGTCAGGCCCAGCTCTTGCTGGATGACTTTCAATTGCTCTTTAAGGAAGAACTCGCGCTGATGCTCGCCGATCTTGCGGTTAACTTCGGCGGAGATTTCTTTCTGCAGGCGCGCGACTTCGACTTCCTTGCGCAGCATCGGCAGGACTTTTTCCATGCGCTTGAGCATCGGCACGCAGTCGAGCACTTCCTGCAGCTCGCTGCCGGTGGCCGAGGTGAGCGCGGCGGCGAAGTCGGTCAGCGGCGACGGATCGTTGGGGCTGAAGCGGTTGAGGTAGTTTTTCAACTCTTCGCTGTACAGCGGGTTGAGTGGCAGCAGTTCCTTGATCGCGTTGATCAGCGCCATGCCGTAGGCCTTGACCTCGTCGGTCGGCTCAGTGGGCTGGTGCGGGTATTCGACTTCCACCAGATACGGCGGGCGATGGTGCTTGAGCCAGGTGCGAATTCGCACACGGGTCAGGCCTTGGGCGACGAACTGCAGTTTGCCGTTTTCGCGGCTGGCGTGATGCACCTTGACCAGCGTGCCGTAGAGCGGCAGGGCCGAGGTGTCGAAATGGCGCGGGTCTTCCTGGGGCGTGTCCATGTAGAACAGGGCCAGGGAGTGGTGATCGGATTTGCTCACCAGGTCCAGCGTTTCAGCCCACGGTTCTTCGTTGACGATCACCGGCAGCACTTGGGCCGGGAAGAACGGGCGATTGTGGATCGGGATGATGTAGACCTTGTCCGGCAGGTTCTGGCCGGGCAGGGCGAGGCCTTTGCCGGTGGAGTGGTGTTCGGCGTTCTCTGGGTCGGCGTATTCGCTCGGGTCTTCGGGGAATTCTTGCTGGTCGCTCATGGGGCACCTGCGCAATGGGGTATGGGTCTTAGATGGGGCAGGTGGGGGGTGGTTTCAATGGTCTTGGATAATTCAAGGTGTGTGTTCAGGGTCTGGACAGGTAGTGGCGGCCTCTGGGCCGACCAGGTTTTTGGGTGGTTGGGTACATATCCATTTCTGCGGTAACGGCGGCTGGCGGTTTCGCCCTTACGGCGAGTCCCTTTTGTCAAACGCCACAAAAGGAACCAAAAAGTCTTGCCCCGGCGTCCGGCCCCTCGCTCAGGCTCGGCGTTCCTTCGCTCCGGTCCTGCTCCGTGGGCCCGCCGCCATCGGCCATCCATGGCCGGGGGCGGCTAACCCGGCATCCATGCCGGGTTGCCCACTGCGCAGAACCTCCACTCAGCCTCCCGAAGGGGCGGGTGGATCAAGATCAAGAGCTGCAGGCGAGCTAACGCTCGGCCTGATGAGTGGTGGAAAGCGGGTGTGCGCCGGCCAGCTTTTTGTAGGCGCTGGCCTGCCAGCGATGGCGGCCTGACAGCCGACCAGTTCTCCGCTGACACCCCCGCCCCCTGTGGGAGCTGGCTTGCCAGCGAAGGCGGCCCAACAGCCGACCAGTTTTCCGCTGACACCCCCGCCCCCTGTGGGAGCTGG
Proteins encoded in this window:
- a CDS encoding protease inhibitor I42 family protein, with product MSPTRLFIPLALVLLTACTTQPKQNVTVEKQSACPVKMHNGQNLILTLPSNPTTGYRWAIQDSAGGVLRALGPEVYRNPEDAGVVGAAGVSTWRFQAFAAGSGRLRLTSQQPWAPEVPAVETFDCAISVN
- a CDS encoding lysoplasmalogenase, translating into MGWLILALMGAVTFLYGVSVHATLLCLLVKPMPVLALLGWLHDAPPSEYRRWISLGLIFSLLGDVLLAWPVDLFVFGLGAFLVAHLAYLKAYLSDCRRLALLPLIIALAVGAVLLGILIANGLGPLLIPVIVYGLAISAMLWRALARLGTDIPKRSALLAAAGALAFVFSDSVIGINRFVAPFNAAPYVIILSYWLGQWGITASAFTQKQH
- the lon gene encoding endopeptidase La, with translation MSDQQEFPEDPSEYADPENAEHHSTGKGLALPGQNLPDKVYIIPIHNRPFFPAQVLPVIVNEEPWAETLDLVSKSDHHSLALFYMDTPQEDPRHFDTSALPLYGTLVKVHHASRENGKLQFVAQGLTRVRIRTWLKHHRPPYLVEVEYPHQPTEPTDEVKAYGMALINAIKELLPLNPLYSEELKNYLNRFSPNDPSPLTDFAAALTSATGSELQEVLDCVPMLKRMEKVLPMLRKEVEVARLQKEISAEVNRKIGEHQREFFLKEQLKVIQQELGLTKDDRSADIEQFEQRLEGKVLSAQAQKRIEEEMNKLSILETGSPEYAVTRNYLDWATSVPWGVYGEDKLDLKHARKVLDKHHAGLDDIKDRILEFLAVGAYKGEISGSIVLLVGPPGVGKTSVGKSIAESLGRPFYRFSLGGMRDEAEIKGHRRTYIGAQPGKLVQALKDVEVMNPVIMLDEIDKMGQSYQGDPASALLETLDPEQNVEFLDHYLDLRLDLSKVLFVCTANTLDSIPGPLLDRMEVIRLSGYITEEKIAIAKRHLWPKQLEKAGVSKGSLSISDSALKALIDGYAREAGVRQLEKQLGKLVRKAVVKLIDEPKAVIKIAPKDLEASLGHPVFRNEQVLSGTGVITGLAWTSMGGATLPIEATRIHTLNRGFKLTGQLGDVMKESAEIAYSYVSSNLKSFGGDPKFFDEAFVHLHVPEGATPKDGPSAGVTMASALLSLARNQPPKKGVAMTGELTLTGHVLPIGGVREKVIAARRQKIFELILPEPNRGSFEELPDYLKEGITVHFAKRFADVAKILF